The following are encoded together in the Glycine max cultivar Williams 82 chromosome 8, Glycine_max_v4.0, whole genome shotgun sequence genome:
- the LOC102663802 gene encoding uncharacterized protein, with protein sequence MTELSFSNKKNELSSNLFSIFFHFCFSIFSHPLYFSYFIFFSPYLLRILSFLSPLFITTTLLLVALLTFTPNNLDQEKGGSELSESKWGILLSVLQSFLAWLHSKADEIDEEMGLLGEVEAYLVMFQASIFEVVDPKSLQDCSEGFEAVDVECSVEGREDSRPMEEPKPSVNLDENLSSQQRGEPMLEYSSEVSAFSVGQYLEQDCLEKRIVVDEILHSQPKFESPSEEVPIFSARQSFEKDCPHRKILVENQINWDENPVEKVDKVEAPISIVEVKSLESLFQENQELEDLSCQKEHKEVKPLIAEFNKVEESKEKWPLRSGSKVVMGNRDNKVSTNSDGEFAFAASGRVKSLSQRLEANIGSPESNWVYSGKGMGNNNQALGSFGSMRVEKEWRRTLACKLFEERHNADGSEGMDMLWETYETESNKILKKSNTKRGKKKGEVENSEDDEEEEEEDMEGKLCCLQALKFSTGKMNLGMGRPNLLKFSKALKGIGWLHNVGKNGRKSNH encoded by the coding sequence atgactgAGTTATCTTTCTCAAACAAGAAGAATGAGTTATCTAGTAACCTCTTCTCTATCTTCTTCCACTTCTGTTTCTCCATTTTTTCTCACCCTTTATACTTCTCCtacttcatcttcttctccccTTACCTCCTCAGGATCCTGTCTTTCCTCTCCCCTTTGTTCATCACCACAACTCTTCTCCTTGTGGCCCTTCTCACTTTCACTCCCAACAATCTTGATCAGGAAAAGGGTGGTTCTGAGCTTTCTGAGTCCAAATGGGGCATTCTGCTTTCTGTTTTGCAATCTTTTCTAGCATGGCTTCATTCCAAAGCTGATGAGATAGATGAGGAAATGGGGCTCCTAGGTGAGGTTGAGGCATATCTTGTCATGTTCCAGGCATCAATCTTTGAAGTGGTTGATCCTAAGTCACTGCAAGATTGCTCAGAAGGCTTTGAAGCAGTTGATGTTGAGTGCTCAGTTGAAGGAAGAGAAGATTCTCGTCCAATGGAAGAGCCAAAGCCTAGTGTCAACTTGGACGAAAACCTTTCCTCACAACAACGTGGTGAACCAATGTTGGAATATTCGTCAGAAGTGTCCGCATTCAGTGTTGGACAGTATCTCGAACAAGATTGTCTAGAAAAGAGGATAGTCGTGGATGAAATCCTTCACTCACAACCAAAGTTCGAATCCCCGTCCGAAGAGGTGCCTATATTTAGTGCCCGGCAGAGCTTCGAAAAAGATTGCCCCCACAGGAAGATACTAGTGGAGAACCAAATAAACTGGGATGAAAACCCAGTTGAGAAGGTTGATAAAGTGGAAGCCCCTATCTCCATTGTAGAAGTCAAGAGCCTAGAGAGCTTGTTCCAAGAGAATCAAGAGTTAGAAGATTTGTCCTGTCAAAAGGAACACAAGGAAGTGAAGCCACTGATTGCTGAGTTCAATAAAGTTGAAGAAAGCAAAGAGAAATGGCCCTTGAGAAGTGGATCCAAAGTGGTGATGGGTAATAGAGACAATAAAGTGAGTACTAACAGTGATGGGGAATTTGCTTTTGCTGCATCAGGGAGGGTCAAGTCCTTATCACAAAGGCTAGAAGCAAATATTGGGAGTCCAGAAAGCAACTGGGTGTACAGTGGAAAAGGCATGGGGAATAATAATCAAGCACTTGGTAGTTTTGGTTCAATGAGAGTGGAGAAAGAGTGGAGGAGGACATTGGCTTGCAAGCTTTTTGAGGAGAGGCACAATGCAGATGGGAGTGAAGGAATGGACATGCTTTGGGAGACATATGAGACAGAGTCCAACAAAATTCTGAAGAAGAGCAACACCAAGAGAGGGAAGAAGAAAGGTGAGGTTGAGAATAGTGAGGAtgatgaggaagaggaagaagaggacatggagGGTAAGTTGTGCTGCTTGCAGGCCTTGAAATTCTCCACAGGGAAGATGAATTTAGGAATGGGGAGGCCTAACCTTCTCAAATTCTCCAAGGCACTCAAAGGAATTGGATGGTTGCACAATGTTGGAAAGAATGGCAGAAAGAGTAACCATTGA
- the LOC100817076 gene encoding galacturonosyltransferase 8-like, translating into MVNPRIPRSRIPTFTLFTSAISIVLCIFFVLSFLFTAHSYSSHQHHNAGSDGGVAHGFESIRRSVLALKTDPLKPRLDQIRKLTDDHRSLALVYSSYARKLKLESSKLVRIFAELSRNFSDLMNKPQYRTLFSNDASPVDESALRQLEKEVKERIKTTRQVIGDAKESFDNQLKIQKLKDTIFAVNEQLTKAKKQGAFSSLIAAKSIPKSLHCLSMRLMEERIAHPEKYSTEGKPVPPEVEDPNLYHYALFSDNVVAASVVVNSATKNAKEPWKHVFHVVTDKMNLGAMQVMFKLKNYHGAHIEVKAVEDYKFLNSSYVPVLKQLESANLQRFYFENKLENATKDTNNMKFRNPKYLSILNHLRFYLPEMYPKLHKILFLDDDIVVQKDLTGLWKIDMDGKVNGAVETCFGSFHRYAQYMNFSHPLIKAKFNPKACAWAYGMNFFDLDAWRREKCTEEYHYWQNLNENRTLWKLGTLPPGLITYYATTKPLDKSWHVLGLGYNPSISMDEINNAAVVHFNGNMKPWLDIAMTQFKPLWTKYVDYELDFVQACNFGI; encoded by the exons ATGGTGAATCCTCGAATTCCACGTTCAAGGATCCCAACTTTCACACTTTTCACTTCTGCTATCTCCATCGTTCTGTGCATTTTCTtcgttctctcttttctcttcacTGCCCATTCTTATTCCTCCCATCAACACCACAACGCG GGTTCTGACGGTGGTGTTGCACATGGATTTGAGTCGATTAGGAGATCCGTCCTAGCTCTGAAAACAGATCCTCTCAAGCCTCGGTTGGACCAGATTCGTAAACTAACCGATGATCATCGCTCTTTGGCTCTCGTGTATTCTTCCTATGCACGCAAGCTCAAGCTTGAGAGCTCAAAGCTTGTTAGGATTTTCGCAGAGCTATCACGCAACTTCTCGGATCTAATGAACAAGCCGCAGTACAGGACTCTTTTCAGCAATGATGCATCCCCTGTTGATGAATCAGCGCTTCGCCAATTGGAGAAGGAAGTGAAGGAGCGCATTAAGACCACCCGCCAGGTGATTGGTGATGCCAAGGAGTCCTTTGATAACCAGCTCAAGATTCAAAAGTTGAAGGATACAATCTTCGCTGTGAATGAGCAGTTAACCAAGGCGAAGAAGCAGGGTGCTTTCTCCAGCCTCATAGCTGCCAAGTCGATTCCAAAGAGCTTGCATTGTCTCTCAATGAGGTTGATGGAAGAGAGGATTGCCCATCCTGAGAAGTATTCAACTGAGGGGAAGCCGGTTCCTCCAGAAGTTGAAGATCCTAACCTGTACCACTATGCCTTGTTCTCTGATAATGTTGTTGCCGCATCTGTTGTGGTCAATTCAGCAACAAAGAATGCAAAGGAGCCGTGGAAGCATGTGTTTCATGTTGTGACCGATAAGATGAACCTTGGAGCAATGCAAGTGATGTTTAAGTTGAAAAATTATCATGGTGCACACATTGAGGTTAAGGCTGTGGAGGATTACAAGTTCCTGAATTCATCTTATGTGCCAGTCCTAAAACAATTGGAGTCTGCTAACCTTCAGAGATTTTACTTCGAGAACAAGCTTGAAAATGCTACAAAGGACACAAATAATATGAAGTTCAGGAACCCCAAATATTTGTCAATATTGAACCATTTGAGGTTCTACTTGCCAGAAATGTATCCAAAGCtgcataaaattttgtttttggatgATGACATAGTGGTTCAGAAGGACCTAACTGGGCTATGGAAGATTGATATGGATGGCAAGGTGAATGGAGCTGTAGAAACATGTTTTGGGTCATTCCATAGATATGCACAGTACATGAATTTCTCGCACCCCTTGATTAAAGCAAAGTTTAATCCAAAGGCTTGTGCATGGGCTTATGGAATGAATTTCTTTGATTTGGATGCTTGGAGAAGGGAAAAATGCACAGAAGAATATCATTACTGGCAGAATCTG AATGAGAACCGGACATTATGGAAATTAGGGACATTGCCACCAGGTCTAATCACATACTACGCAACAACAAAGCCACTGGACAAGTCATGGCATGTTCTGGGACTTGGCTATAACCCAAGCATCAGCATGGATGAGATTAACAATGCAGCAGTTGTGCACTTCAATGGCAATATGAAACCATGGCTCGACATTGCAATGACTCAGTTCAAGCCACTTTGGACAAAGTATGTTGACTATGAATTAGATTTCGTTCAGGCCTGCAATTTTGGTATCTAA
- the LOC100816544 gene encoding nuclear transport factor 2 isoform X2, with product MTTSEQQVPPKTPAADIVGNAFVDQYYHMLHESPELVHRFYQDVSKLGRPEQNGIMGITTTMLDINKKILSLGYGELSAEIVSVDAQESYDGGVIVLVTGFMIGKDDIKQKFTQCFFLAPQEKGYFVLNDVFRYVDENGIQGSAHDIGSPAPPDTVSNPSVLETQVSEQISVTAEDGDEEVVYNPENGQAAIEEEEAPVPEVLDEIPDDSQMVAGLASQIEEVPKKSYAYIVKVMKEGAMPSSTVTPVPVKSAHKSQEQQGIAAPPPSSISETNGSVINTNEVGNIQEAEAEGYSIYVKGLPPTATPAVLENEFKKFGPIKSGGIQVRSQKGFSYGFVEFEVASAAQSALEASPISINGRLVVVEEKRSTNRGRGRFSSGRAPSFRGEGARGRGNYGNGRTYGRGGDFNGRGEYGYRNGNRGGFSSRGGDGYQRNDHMGTGGGRMNRAGGSAVNPAVKTAGV from the exons ATGACAACTTCAGAGCAGCAAGTCCCTCCCAAAACTCCTGCAGCTGATATT GTTGGCAATGCTTTTGTTGATCAATACTACCATATGTTGCATGAAAGCCCTGAGCTGGTGCATAGGTTTTACCAAGATGTCAGCAAACTTGGCCGTCCTGAGCAGAATGGCATAATGGGTATTACAACCACAATGCTT GATATTAACAAGAAAATACTATCATTGGGTTATGGGGAACTCAGTGCAGAGATCGTATCAGTGGATGCACAAGAATCTTATGACGGGGGAGTCATTGTCTTGGTCACTGGGTTTATGATAGGAAAGGATGACATTAAGCAGAAATTTACTCAATGTTTTTTCCTTGCTCCTCAAGAGAAAGGCTACTTTGTTTTGAATGATGTTTTTAGATATGTTGATGAAAATGGAATCCAAGGGTCTGCTCATGATATTGGATCTCCTGCCCCTCCGGACACTG TTTCCAATCCTTCTGTGCTGGAGACACAAGTTTCCGAGCAAATATCTGTGACAGCTGAGGATGGTGATGAAGAGGTAGTCTACAATCCAGAAAATGGTCAAGCTGCAATTGAAGAAGAGGAAGCACCTGTACCTGAGGTTCTTGATGAAATTCCTGATGATTCTCAGATGGTAGCTGGATTGGCATCTCAAATTGAAGAAGTTCCAAAGAAGTCTTATGCTTATATT GTGAAGGTCATGAAAGAGGGTGCCATGCCGTCTTCCACTGTGACACCTGTTCCAGTGAAATCTGCCCACAAGAGTCAAGAACAGCAGGGTATTGCTGCACCTCCACCATCTAGCATATCAGAGACAAATGGTTCTGTTATAAATACTAATGAAGTTGGAAACATTCAAGAAGCTGAAG CCGAGGGCTATTCTATTTATGTGAAAGGTCTGCCACCAACTGCTACGCCTGCAGTCTTGGAGAATGAGTTTAAGAAGTTTGGACCTATTAAGAGTGGTGGCATCCAAGTTAGGAGCCAAAAG GGATTTTCCTATGGCTTTGTGGAGTTTGAAGTGGCAAGTGCTGCGCAAAGTGCACTTGAG GCTTCTCCAATTTCGATCAATGGCCGTCTCGTCGTTGTAGAAGAGAAGAGATCAACTAATCGAG GTAGAGGACGTTTCTCATCTGGCAGGGCTCCTAGCTTCAGGGGTGAAGGTGCAAGAGGGCGTGGAAATTATGGAAATGGCCGAACCTATGGCCGTGGTGGTGACTTTAATGGCAGGGGAGAATATGGTTATAGGAATGGCAATCGGGGAGGGTTTTCAAGCCGTGGAGGTGATGGGTATCAGAGAAATGATCATATGGGTACCGGCGGTGGCCGCATGAATCGAGCAGGTGGGTCGGCTGTTAATCCAGCAGTCAAGACTGCCGGTGTTTGA
- the LOC100816544 gene encoding nuclear transport factor 2 isoform X1, translating to MTTSEQQVPPKTPAADIVGNAFVDQYYHMLHESPELVHRFYQDVSKLGRPEQNGIMGITTTMLDINKKILSLGYGELSAEIVSVDAQESYDGGVIVLVTGFMIGKDDIKQKFTQCFFLAPQEKGYFVLNDVFRYVDENGIQGSAHDIGSPAPPDTGISNPSVLETQVSEQISVTAEDGDEEVVYNPENGQAAIEEEEAPVPEVLDEIPDDSQMVAGLASQIEEVPKKSYAYIVKVMKEGAMPSSTVTPVPVKSAHKSQEQQGIAAPPPSSISETNGSVINTNEVGNIQEAEAEGYSIYVKGLPPTATPAVLENEFKKFGPIKSGGIQVRSQKGFSYGFVEFEVASAAQSALEASPISINGRLVVVEEKRSTNRGRGRFSSGRAPSFRGEGARGRGNYGNGRTYGRGGDFNGRGEYGYRNGNRGGFSSRGGDGYQRNDHMGTGGGRMNRAGGSAVNPAVKTAGV from the exons ATGACAACTTCAGAGCAGCAAGTCCCTCCCAAAACTCCTGCAGCTGATATT GTTGGCAATGCTTTTGTTGATCAATACTACCATATGTTGCATGAAAGCCCTGAGCTGGTGCATAGGTTTTACCAAGATGTCAGCAAACTTGGCCGTCCTGAGCAGAATGGCATAATGGGTATTACAACCACAATGCTT GATATTAACAAGAAAATACTATCATTGGGTTATGGGGAACTCAGTGCAGAGATCGTATCAGTGGATGCACAAGAATCTTATGACGGGGGAGTCATTGTCTTGGTCACTGGGTTTATGATAGGAAAGGATGACATTAAGCAGAAATTTACTCAATGTTTTTTCCTTGCTCCTCAAGAGAAAGGCTACTTTGTTTTGAATGATGTTTTTAGATATGTTGATGAAAATGGAATCCAAGGGTCTGCTCATGATATTGGATCTCCTGCCCCTCCGGACACTGGTA TTTCCAATCCTTCTGTGCTGGAGACACAAGTTTCCGAGCAAATATCTGTGACAGCTGAGGATGGTGATGAAGAGGTAGTCTACAATCCAGAAAATGGTCAAGCTGCAATTGAAGAAGAGGAAGCACCTGTACCTGAGGTTCTTGATGAAATTCCTGATGATTCTCAGATGGTAGCTGGATTGGCATCTCAAATTGAAGAAGTTCCAAAGAAGTCTTATGCTTATATT GTGAAGGTCATGAAAGAGGGTGCCATGCCGTCTTCCACTGTGACACCTGTTCCAGTGAAATCTGCCCACAAGAGTCAAGAACAGCAGGGTATTGCTGCACCTCCACCATCTAGCATATCAGAGACAAATGGTTCTGTTATAAATACTAATGAAGTTGGAAACATTCAAGAAGCTGAAG CCGAGGGCTATTCTATTTATGTGAAAGGTCTGCCACCAACTGCTACGCCTGCAGTCTTGGAGAATGAGTTTAAGAAGTTTGGACCTATTAAGAGTGGTGGCATCCAAGTTAGGAGCCAAAAG GGATTTTCCTATGGCTTTGTGGAGTTTGAAGTGGCAAGTGCTGCGCAAAGTGCACTTGAG GCTTCTCCAATTTCGATCAATGGCCGTCTCGTCGTTGTAGAAGAGAAGAGATCAACTAATCGAG GTAGAGGACGTTTCTCATCTGGCAGGGCTCCTAGCTTCAGGGGTGAAGGTGCAAGAGGGCGTGGAAATTATGGAAATGGCCGAACCTATGGCCGTGGTGGTGACTTTAATGGCAGGGGAGAATATGGTTATAGGAATGGCAATCGGGGAGGGTTTTCAAGCCGTGGAGGTGATGGGTATCAGAGAAATGATCATATGGGTACCGGCGGTGGCCGCATGAATCGAGCAGGTGGGTCGGCTGTTAATCCAGCAGTCAAGACTGCCGGTGTTTGA